In Primulina huaijiensis isolate GDHJ02 chromosome 16, ASM1229523v2, whole genome shotgun sequence, a single genomic region encodes these proteins:
- the LOC140961914 gene encoding uncharacterized protein, with protein MNPNRKPTTLKYYDDMRELQSTGTILSSSMGDDGRHILVLDSTIFHPQGGGQPSDTGSISNPEFSFVVQDVRFKEKIVYHYGYFEGSQEGASERNIESGTQVLLRVDELRRRINSRLHSAGHLLDVCMKTVGWDHLEPTKGYHFPDGPYVEYKGAISQDELKAKQNELEVEANNLIMKGGKVSVFVLPYDKASELCGGSLPDYIPKDSTPRIVKLDDNPGCPCGGTHVSDISEISRLKVSQIRTKKGQTKVFYNVE; from the exons ATGAATCCGAATCGTAAACCAACAACATTAAAATACTATGATGACATGCGGGAACTTCAATCCACTGGAACCATCCTCTCCTCCTCGATG GGAGATGATGGCAGACATATATTGGTGCTGGATTCTACAATTTTTCATCCACAAGGGGGTGGTCAACCTTCAGATACTGGTTCCATATCCAATCCAGAGTTCAGTTTCGTCGTTCAAGATGTTCGATTCAAGGAAAAAATT GTGTATCACTATGGGTATTTTGAGGGCTCCCAAGAAGGGGCATCAGAAAGGAATATTGAGAGCGGTACTCAAGTTTTGTTACGCGTGGATGAACTGAGGCGAAGGATCAATTCTAG GCTACACTCAGCTGGACATTTGCTGGATGTTTGTATGAAAACTGTGGGATGGGATCACTTGGAGCCTACTAAAGGATACCATTTTCCAGACGG GCCATATGTGGAATACAAAGGCGCGATTTCACAGGATGAATTGAAAGCTAAACAAAACGAACTCGAAGTAGAAGCTAACAATTTGATTATGAAAGGCGGTAAA GTTTCAGTCTTTGTCTTACCATATGATAAAGCTTCTGAATTATGTGGTGGATCGCTCCCTGATTATATACCCAAG GACAGCACTCCTCGCATAGTAAAGTTAGACGATAATCCAGGATGTCCATGCGGAGGTACTCACGTTAGTGACATAAGCGAGATTTCAAGATTAAAG GTTTCTCAAATTCGGACAAAGAAAGGACAGACAAAAGTTTTCTACAACGTTGAATGA
- the LOC140961913 gene encoding uncharacterized protein, which produces MLNLICRRNFGSVSKLHLLQFHLCSSLSISTPDYDSRNGNGDPFAVNYLSERLGFSRECALKAYTNVKFRSSRNPDSVLAFLEENGLSDAQIKHLIKRVPQILTLKPQDNLLPKIEFLRSLGISRDDIVKIIAVAGSFMRRSLENRIIPSFDFVKDMLKSEKDAVDVVKRFPSFLYMDLQKTLCPNVDILLEAGVPEINVRRLFKQRPRTLLMDPDESKEYVERIAEMGFSPQSANFVVGFAVMRRFCKSSWTKKMDVYKRWGYSEDHILLAFRRYPQCIAKSEDKIDAVLDHIINRMGCDPSAFITFPAMMSLSLKITIIPRCSVYQVLKSKGLLYNGSITGFLRHTKEKFLEKFVLPFVDEVPELLQLYPCDLSPPKGSLMIIHRPKNEKCKMPEQKDGPRGR; this is translated from the coding sequence ATGCTGAACCTAATTTGCAGGAGAAATTTTGGTTCTGTGAGTAAACTTCATCTTCTCCAGTTTCATCTTTGTTCTTCGTTAAGCATCAGCACTCCTGATTACGATTCGAGAAATGGAAATGGGGACCCGTTTGCGGTCAATTATCTCTCGGAAAGATTAGGTTTTTCTAGGGAATGTGCTTTAAAAGCTTATACCAATGTCAAATTTAGGAGCTCAAGAAACCCGGATTCAGTCCTTGCGTTCCTCGAGGAAAATGGCCTTAGTGATGCCCAGATCAAGCATCTGATCAAACGTGTTCCCCAAATCCTAACATTGAAACCCCAGGATAATCTTTTGCCCAAGATCGAATTCCTCCGTTCTTTGGGCATATCTCGGGATGATATCGTCAAGATCATCGCAGTCGCCGGAAGTTTCATGAGGAGAAGCTTGGAGAATCGAATCATCCCGTCTTTCGATTTCGTGAAGGATATGCTGAAATCAGAGAAGGATGCAGTAGATGTTGTCAAGAGGTTTCCTAGTTTCCTATATATGGATTTACAGAAGACTCTGTGTCCGAATGTGGATATTTTGCTCGAGGCAGGTGTCCCGGAGATCAATGTTCGGCGTTTGTTCAAGCAACGTCCAAGAACTCTGTTGATGGATCCTGATGAATCTAAAGAGTATGTGGAGCGTATTGCCGAGATGGGTTTCAGCCCCCAGAGTGCGAATTTTGTTGTAGGTTTCGCAGTGATGAGGAGGTTCTGTAAATCGAGTTGGACTAAGAAGATGGACGTGTACAAGAGATGGGGTTATTCGGAGGATCACATACTCCTTGCTTTCAGGAGATACCCGCAGTGTATAGCAAAGTCAGAAGATAAAATTGATGCAGTATTGGATCATATTATAAATAGAATGGGCTGTGATCCATCGGCTTTTATCACGTTTCCGGCAATGATGTCTCTAAGCTTGAAGATAACTATTATTCCAAGGTGTTCGGTTTATCAAGTTTTGAAGTCAAAAGGTTTACTTTATAATGGAAGCATCACAGGTTTTCTTAGGCACACAAAAGAAAAATTTCTTGAGAAGTTTGTGTTGCCCTTTGTGGATGAAGTTCCGGAACTCTTGCAACTATATCCCTGTGATTTGAGTCCACCAAAAGGTTCATTGATGATAATACATCGTCCTAAGAATGAAAAATGCAAAATGCCTGAACAAAAGGATGGTCCTAGGGGTAGATAA
- the LOC140961747 gene encoding uncharacterized protein, whose amino-acid sequence MLSLICRRNLGSVSKPYLLQFPSFSSLINSSIPDFDSGNGNGDPFAASYLIERFGFSRERAIKAYALVKFRSSEKPDSVIAFFKEHGFSDAQIKRVVEKGPLVLKLKPRDSLLPKIEFFRSLGISDGDIVKIITTAGFIMTRSLENRIAPTFEFVKNMLKSEKDAIQAIKRFPSILSQDLKKNVPLNAEILRKAGVPEINVVYLFKRHPRSLISSPEEFKKRVERVTELGFSPLTTIFILGVIAMRTLSKPSWNKKMDIYKRWGYSEDQLLIAFRRFPQCMITSEEKINGILGHIINKMDWDPLVFIGNPVMMSLSLEKNIIPRCSVYQVLQSKGLLQIKKKTNITTILKISKKSFLEKFVSPFADEVPELLKLCPCY is encoded by the coding sequence ATGCTGAGCCTAATCTGCAGAAGAAACTTGGGCTCTGTAAGTAAACCCTATTTGCTCCAGTTCCCTTCGTTTTCATCGTTGATCAATAGTAGTATACCTGATTTCGATTCGGGAAATGGGAATGGGGATCCATTTGCTGCCAGTTATCTCATAGAAAGGTTTGGTTTTTCTCGAGAACGGGCTATAAAAGCTTATGCCCTGGTCAAATTTAGAAGCTCGGAAAAACCAGATTCAGTCATTGCGTTCTTTAAAGAACATGGTTTCAGTGATGCGCAGATCAAGCGTGTCGTCGAAAAAGGTCCCCTGGTTCTTAAATTGAAGCCCCGAGATAGCCTTTTACCCAAGATCGAATTTTTCCGTTCCTTGGGCATATCTGATGGTGACATTGTCAAAATTATAACGACAGCTGGATTTATAATGACAAGAAGCTTGGAAAATCGAATTGCGCCGACTTTTGAGTTCGTCAAGAATATGTTGAAATCAGAAAAGGATGCAATACAAGCTATCAAAAGATTTCCTAGTATTCTTTCTCAGGATTTGAAAAAGAATGTGCCTCTGAATGCTGAAATCTTGCGCAAGGCAGGAGTCccagaaattaatgttgtataTTTGTTCAAGCGCCATCCAAGATCTCTAATATCAAGTCCTGAAGAATTTAAGAAGCGTGTGGAGCGTGTTACTGAACTGGGGTTTAGCCCGCTGAcaactatttttattttaggGGTAATTGCAATGAGGACGCTATCTAAACCGAGTTGGAACAAGAAGATGGACATATACAAGAGATGGGGTTATTCTGAGGATCAATTACTCATCGCTTTCAGAAGGTTCCCGCAGTGTATGATAACTTCCGAAGAAAAGATTAATGGAATATTGGgtcatattataaataaaatggaTTGGGATCCTTTAGTCTTTATTGGTAATCCAGTCATGATGTCTCTAAGCTTGGAGAAAAATATCATTCCGAGGTGTTCAGTTTATCAAGTTTTGCAGTCAAAAGGTTTGCTTCAGATCAAGAAAAAAACTAACATCACGACCATTCTTAAGAtatcaaaaaaatcatttttggaGAAGTTTGTGTCGCCCTTTGCTGATGAAGTTCCCGAACTCTTGAAACTGTGTCCCTGTTATTAA